The nucleotide sequence CTGCGCGCCGGTCAACGAGGACGTCCTCTCCAATCCCAGGGTCCGCGTCCTCCTCGGCGACGCGCGCGAGATCCTGCCCACGGTCCCGGCTCGTTACGACGTCGTCTTCTCCGAGCCCTCGAACCCGTATCGAGCCGGCGTCGCGAGCCTCTTCACGCAGGAGTATTACCAGGCCGTGCGCGGCCGGTTGAAGGAGGGCGGCCTCTTCCTGCAATGGGTCCAGATCTACGAGATCGACGTCGAGACGCTCCGCACCATTTACGCGACGCTCGCCTCGGTCTTTCCGGCGGTCGAGACCTGGTACCTCGGCTGGAGTGATCTCGTCCTCGTCGCCTCGGAGGCGCCGCTCGTGCACGATCCGGACCTCCTCCGGACGAAGCTCGCCGCGGAGCCCTACCGGCGGGCGCTCTTGAATGCCTGGCGCACCGAGGGGCTCGAGGGCCTCTTCGCCCATTACGTCGCCGGGCCTCCGTTCGCGCGGGCGATCGCCGACGTGCCCGGCGCGGTCTACAACACGGACGACCGGAACCGCGTCGAGTTCGGCTTCGCGCGCGCCGTCGGCAATTTCGCCTCCGTGTCCACCTTCTTCGAGCCCGTCCGGCACCGCAAGGAGGATCGCCCGACCTTGAAATCGGGCACGCTCGATTTCGTGCGCGTGGCGGAGGACCGCGCGGCGCAGGTCACGGGGGACGGCTCGGATCCGGCCATGCCCGAGCACCTCACGCCCGAGGCGGAGGTGCGGGTGCAGGCGCTCGTCAATTACGCGGCGGGCAACCTCGAAGGGGCGCTCGCGAAATGGCAATTCCAGGAGCAGGCCCCGATCGGGCCGGTGGAGACCACGCTCGTGGCCGAGGGGCTCGCGTGGAAGGGCGACGACGCCGTGCTCCCGCTGCTCGAAAGACACGCGCGTGATTTCCCGATCGAGGCCGACGCCATCCGCGCCCGCTACGAATACACGAAGGGCCGGCGCGCCGAGGCCGTGTCGCTGCTCGAGCGCGCGTTCCTCGCGTACCGCAAGGACCCTTGGCCCTCGACGGTGATCATGAGCCGGGCCCTCGAGCTCGCGCGTGAGCTCGGCCAGAGCGCGCCTTCCGACGCGCGGCGCCTCTTTCAGGCGCTCGACATGCCCTTCTCGGTGCTCGTGCTCGAATCGACGCGGCGGGGCGTGCGTATCGACCTCTCCGAGGTCCTCCCCGAGGAGAACGCGTGCGTGGCCGCGTTCGCCGCGCTCGAACCGCACCCGCCGTGGGACGAGCGCGTGCTCGGGCTGCGGCGTGATTGTTATGCGAAATTCCAGCACCCGCTCGCGGCGGAGGCCTCCCGCGCGACGGAGAAGCGGGCGGCTTGTGTGGGGTGGCGGGCCTGGCTCTCGTGCCTGTGATCATCCCTCGCGTATCACGTCGTGGATGAGCAGCACGAGCACGAGGACACTCGCCACGACGTAGGCCGCGCTCGCGGCGCTCGGCAGGAAGAGGCCGACGAGCGCGCCCACCATGGCGATCGCCGCGGCCAGGGCCATCCGTCGCTCGGAAACCATGGCTATCGTCCCCACGATCGCCGCGAGCAGGACGAGATCGTTCACGAGGACGTGGTCGAGCCGCGTCCCGAATCGGAGCGCGATGAGGCGGTGCACGAAGATCGCCGCCTCTGCCCCGATCAAGATCCGGGCGGTCCGCCGCCCGAGCCGATTCTGAGACAACCTGCGCCACCGCAGCGTGATGATGAGCAGCACCATGGCCAGGCTCGCGGCGCTCGCCAGCGCTGCGAGCGCGACCGTCCCCCCGGAATGGATGGCCGTGCGAGAAATGAACGCGCCGACGACCACCGCCACGCCGAGCAGGCCCACGCGCAGGATCACGAGCTCGCGCCGCATCACGCGGCGATCGACCTCCGGGTCCCGGGGCAAATGTGCCTCGATCGCCTCGAGCAGCGCGTGCATCGAGGGGAACCTCGAAGCGGGTTCTTTCCCGAGGCCGCGCAGGACGATCGGCCCGAGCCACGCAGGCACCTTGCTGCGCTGGGCCGGGATCTCCGGCGCGCCCTCCTGCACGCGACGCGCGAGCGCCACGAAATCACCGTCGAGCGAGAACGGCGGAGCCCCGTAGGCTGCCCGATATAGCGCCGCGCAATAACTCCATTGATCACTCGCCTGCGTCGCGCGCTCGCCGCGGAGCTGCTCCGGCGCCATGAACGCCGGCGTCCCCGCCATCGCGCCCCTCGGCAAGAGGGATACCTCGAGCGCGCCCGAGCGCCCTTGGGCCTCGACCTCCTGC is from Polyangium spumosum and encodes:
- a CDS encoding serine/threonine-protein kinase — its product is MLRPDARRVGELFDAVVDLGPEETRRYLDDECAGDLALRDAVERLVAHDRRADADFLAPRPALLSAVMQEQRAQAEKVAPSAAPAHDEPMVTARIGRFAVVRKLGEGAMGVIYMGYDDMLDRRVAIKLLRPSVTGAGWILREGKALGRLAHPNVVAIHEAGEHEGRVYLTMEFVEGSTLRAFLAERERPFSEVLGLFLEAGRGLAAVHDAGLVHRDFKPDNVIVGKDGRPRIVDFGVASLARPGGERNGEARQEVEAQGRSGALEVSLLPRGAMAGTPAFMAPEQLRGERATQASDQWSYCAALYRAAYGAPPFSLDGDFVALARRVQEGAPEIPAQRSKVPAWLGPIVLRGLGKEPASRFPSMHALLEAIEAHLPRDPEVDRRVMRRELVILRVGLLGVAVVVGAFISRTAIHSGGTVALAALASAASLAMVLLIITLRWRRLSQNRLGRRTARILIGAEAAIFVHRLIALRFGTRLDHVLVNDLVLLAAIVGTIAMVSERRMALAAAIAMVGALVGLFLPSAASAAYVVASVLVLVLLIHDVIREG